The Leptospira mtsangambouensis genomic sequence ATCATATTCGATTCCAAAACATTTAAAAACAGTATCTGTTGTTGGATTCCCTATAGAATCTCATTTAAAAGGTACGATCCGCGGGCGTTATCAGTACCTATCTAGGTTTGGTCCTAATGATGGAATTACTCTGCTTTTAGATGCTATATTGCCGGAATCTAAGATAATCCCTGTTTGGGGGGCAGATCACTATTTCCGTTCACCAAAAATTTCAAATCTTTTACACCAAATTTTTCATGCCTTGCAGAAGGGATGGTTATTTTGAAAGAAGTTTGGTTTTTGGTTTGTTCTGCTAAAGAATTACCACAAGGAAAAGTAATTTCGTTTCCTACTAAATTTCAGGACTTTGTTCTCTTTCGAAATGTAGAGAATGAAATCGTCGCACTAGAAGCTCATTGCTCTCATTTAGGAGCTCACCTTGGAAATGCAACCTGGTCTAAAGATGGAATACGTTGTTCATTACATGAAATTTGTTTTGATTCCAACGGAAATTCTTTGAAATCTAAATTGGGTTTATACAAACAAAAAAGATTTATCACAAAAGAAGAGTTTGGTTCCGTATTTGTTTATTTTGGAAGAAATTCAAATCCAATTTTTCCTGAATTGAATCTCATTCCCAAACTGGAACAAATGTATGAGAGTTTCCCTGGAAAGAAAATTTTTACCAATTGGGAAGCTATTTTGATCAATGCATTCGATCCTATTCACTTGGAATATGTTCACAAACGTAGGTTAGTTGATGAGCCACAAATTCGTTGGGATAAAAAAAAGAATATTTTAGAATTTCGATACAATTCGGAGGTAATTGGAACCAAATTCTCTGATTATATAATGAAATGGATTTCTAATAATCATATTAAAGTGCGCATTCAGACATATCACGGATATTTGTTTACCGTAGAATCTGACTTAGGTAAATTCAAAAGTCAGTTACTATTATCACTCAATCCTTTTCCATCTCACACAATGATTTCAGGTATTCTCATTCAGAAAAAAAGTTTTCCCTTTTTAAATTCTATACGAATGTTTTTTGCCGGTTTTTTATTTAAGCGATTTTTATTGGCAGATATCAAACCATTAGAAGGAATGAATGTGAATCATGAAAATTTGAAGAAAGACCCATACCTTAGTATCATTGGTGATTATTTAAAATCGATAAATGAACCAATTTGACAGCCCTTCGGGATTTTTTTCTTATACCAACTTACCTTTGAAACATATTCTGACTCTTAAAAAAAGACGGAAATTCCTTTAAAGAGACGATTTGTCTTAAACCTTCCTCAATTGCCGACTGGATGCTTGTTGCAATTTTGTCTTTTGACTCCTTGTCATCAGCGCTAAAAGGAATAGTTCTGGATATGATTTGTTCAGAATGTCCTAAGATTCTCTGTTGTTCTCCCAAAGGACTAATCACCAAAAACTCGACAATCGAAGCAAAGGTGGCATGACGAAATTTAGTAGTTCCGTCTTCAAATTCCAGAGATCGGTCCACTTGGACTTTTCTTAACACAATTACACCAGGTTCCAGTGGGTCATTGGATTTGAGAGGTGATAAAGAACTAACGGAAAAATAACGAGGGCTCGTGTTTGACAGTGATTGGAGTGCAAATTGTCCGATTGAAATTTCTTGTGATGGACCTACTTTTAAAACTTTTGTTTCTAGCTCCTGTGCATATTGGAGTCGTAGCGAATTTTCTGATCGATCTGTCTGTGGAAAATCCGTACGGGAAGTTGCTACGCAATTAGCCAACAAACAGAACATAGCTGAAGCAAGGTGAAATCGATATTTCATAAATATAGCCCACAAATCAATGTCACCAAACAACGAGTTTATTGCAGCTTAGTTCAGAAAAAACCCGAAAAGTTTCCTCTCAATTCGGTTTTTGATATTTAGAATCTTTGAAAACATAGTGACTTTCTATTTGTTTTGTTCATAATTCGGAAAACGAGGACGATTTTTTGGATAGTCCTAGTTTGGAAAAAAGAACATTCAAAGGAAAATGGTATGAAAATTGCTTATATAGTCGTTAGGGTTTTGCTTGGTGCATTATTCCTTTTTTCTTCCGTGGTAATTCTCTTTAACTTGGTCCAACAACCAGAAACTACGGGTGATTTAAAAGTATTCAATGATGGTATCAAGGCCTCCGGTTATTTAATGACCCTCATTAAAGTAACGGAGTTAGTTTGTGCGATTGCGTTTTTGTCAGGTAGGTTTGTTCCACTGGCTTCTGTTGTCATTGCACCTATTGTTGTGAACATTTTCTTTGTTCACATCATGATTGCCCCTGAAGGAATCCCTGTTGGAATTTTTGTTGTTGTTGCCAATGCTTTTATTGCTTACGTCAATCGTAATGCATACAAACCATTGTTTGTACCTGTATATAAATAAACAAAATAGACCACTACCCAGGCAACGATATTGATTTTTTGTCTGGGGGTGTTACATGCTCATTAAATCAAATTTTTTCCTTTCCCCACTGGTTCTATCGATTCAAAAAACTGGACTTCGCCAGAAGAAGTATCATAAAAACCTGAGACAATTTTGATTTCTTTAGAATTCACTTTTCCTAATAAAAATGGACTCTTAGTTAAAATTTCCTGGATGGAATTTTTCACATTTGCTTTTACAACATGATTGAAAATATGTTCGTTTTCTTTTTGGATGGGATGGATGATTTTTTCTGATTCATCAATTGCTTTTTGAATTTTGTTTGTGATGCTTGCGATGTTTCCTTCTCGAAGAGCATAAAGAGCACTTGAAACTGCCCCACAATTAGAATGTCCAAGAACGACAATTAACTTTGTCCCTATTTTGTCGCAGGACAACTCTAAACTTCCAAGTATTTCTTCGTTAACGATATTCCCTGCAATACGAATTGATATGATATCACCAAGACCTGCATCAAAAATAATTTCGGGACTGGTTCGAGAATCAATACAAGATAAAACTACTGCAATGGGATTTTGTCCAAAAGCGGTGGCATTCACTTGGTGTTTGAAGTATTTTTCCGACCATTTCC encodes the following:
- a CDS encoding Rieske 2Fe-2S domain-containing protein, coding for MKEVWFLVCSAKELPQGKVISFPTKFQDFVLFRNVENEIVALEAHCSHLGAHLGNATWSKDGIRCSLHEICFDSNGNSLKSKLGLYKQKRFITKEEFGSVFVYFGRNSNPIFPELNLIPKLEQMYESFPGKKIFTNWEAILINAFDPIHLEYVHKRRLVDEPQIRWDKKKNILEFRYNSEVIGTKFSDYIMKWISNNHIKVRIQTYHGYLFTVESDLGKFKSQLLLSLNPFPSHTMISGILIQKKSFPFLNSIRMFFAGFLFKRFLLADIKPLEGMNVNHENLKKDPYLSIIGDYLKSINEPI
- a CDS encoding DoxX family membrane protein, translated to MKIAYIVVRVLLGALFLFSSVVILFNLVQQPETTGDLKVFNDGIKASGYLMTLIKVTELVCAIAFLSGRFVPLASVVIAPIVVNIFFVHIMIAPEGIPVGIFVVVANAFIAYVNRNAYKPLFVPVYK